A part of Thermocrinis albus DSM 14484 genomic DNA contains:
- the purS gene encoding phosphoribosylformylglycinamidine synthase subunit PurS yields MKVRVLIMPKRGLLDPEGRAVKEMLTDNGFTVKDVKVGKVVELEVEEGTDIKKLVEGFLINPLVEEYIIE; encoded by the coding sequence ATGAAAGTGAGAGTTCTCATAATGCCTAAGCGCGGTCTTCTGGATCCCGAAGGCAGAGCTGTCAAGGAGATGCTCACCGACAACGGTTTTACCGTAAAGGACGTCAAGGTAGGTAAAGTGGTGGAGCTGGAGGTGGAGGAAGGGACCGATATCAAGAAGTTGGTGGAAGGATTCTTAATAAACCCCCTTGTGGAGGAGTACATTATAGAATGA
- a CDS encoding cytochrome c oxidase subunit II: protein MDRAERTALFTAVTFLGIFFGLLVYAAKGMNVDVPTCITDVKPFTEGKVIQHAPNRYEIHYLARMWYFEPSDVEIPAGSTVDIYLTSADVIHGFHIDGTNVNLMAIPGTVAYARVKFDKPGVYHIVCHEYCGIGHQDMATKIVVK from the coding sequence ATGGATAGGGCGGAGCGTACCGCACTATTTACTGCAGTAACCTTTCTGGGTATTTTCTTCGGTCTGTTAGTGTACGCCGCTAAAGGTATGAACGTAGACGTACCTACGTGTATCACCGATGTGAAACCCTTTACCGAAGGTAAGGTAATTCAACACGCTCCCAACAGGTACGAGATCCACTATCTGGCACGCATGTGGTACTTTGAACCAAGTGATGTGGAGATACCAGCAGGTTCAACGGTGGACATATACCTCACCAGCGCCGATGTGATTCACGGCTTTCATATAGACGGGACCAACGTGAACCTTATGGCCATACCCGGTACCGTGGCATACGCTCGTGTTAAGTTTGACAAGCCGGGTGTTTACCATATAGTGTGCCACGAGTACTGTGGCATAGGCCACCAGGACATGGCCACCAAGATAGTAGTCAAGTAA
- a CDS encoding glucose-6-phosphate dehydrogenase: protein MADDTVFFILGGTGDLARKKLLPALARLIEKGKKIKAVYSLARSSREDWEKVACSFSSSAKALCKFMPFDVRSKESYQLLAKELSSLKGKKLIFYLALPPSLFEDAVRNLGIILRNFTNPRSIVIEKPFGYDLTSARKLNSLLKRYFVEEEIFRIDHFLGKDTVQNIFSLRFSNILFEGVWNRNFVDNVQILALEDTGVEGREGYYDSVGAVRDMLQNHLLQILTFTAMEPPCCMEQEAIRDEKVKLLKNLSFVSFVKGQYIGYPVKGSRTETFVLAKAYVDNLRWQDVPFYLMTGKKLARRLTQITVVFRKIPKGFMALLDCMPRQNRVVFQVSPESKIKISIELRPPNWNFMACPIETTIEHSTTQGVDTSPYETLLEDIMEGDQSLFIRDDEVEALWQKVEPLLQDTSPPLPYPQGVELPHFALEFLKNEQREWYL, encoded by the coding sequence ATGGCTGACGATACGGTTTTTTTCATACTGGGTGGTACCGGTGATCTTGCCAGAAAGAAGCTTCTGCCAGCCCTTGCCCGGCTCATAGAGAAGGGTAAGAAGATAAAGGCCGTTTATTCCCTTGCCAGATCCAGCAGGGAAGACTGGGAGAAGGTGGCCTGTTCTTTTAGCTCCTCTGCAAAAGCTCTTTGTAAGTTTATGCCCTTTGACGTGAGGAGTAAGGAAAGTTACCAACTTCTCGCAAAGGAACTCAGTTCTCTGAAAGGTAAGAAACTGATCTTCTATTTGGCCTTACCTCCCTCTCTCTTTGAAGATGCGGTGAGGAATCTGGGTATAATCCTTAGAAACTTTACCAACCCAAGGAGCATAGTTATAGAAAAACCCTTCGGTTACGACCTGACCTCTGCCCGTAAGCTCAACAGTCTGTTGAAGAGGTACTTTGTGGAGGAGGAGATATTCCGTATAGATCACTTTCTTGGTAAGGACACGGTGCAGAACATATTCTCCCTAAGGTTCTCCAACATACTTTTTGAAGGTGTGTGGAACAGGAACTTTGTGGATAACGTACAGATACTGGCTTTAGAGGATACAGGGGTAGAAGGGAGGGAGGGTTACTACGACTCGGTGGGTGCTGTAAGGGACATGTTACAGAACCATCTGCTCCAGATACTCACCTTCACCGCCATGGAACCGCCCTGTTGCATGGAACAGGAGGCCATAAGGGACGAAAAAGTGAAGCTTTTGAAAAACCTGTCCTTTGTCTCCTTTGTGAAAGGTCAGTATATAGGCTATCCGGTGAAAGGTTCCCGCACGGAAACCTTTGTACTGGCTAAGGCTTACGTGGATAACCTCCGCTGGCAGGATGTTCCCTTCTATCTCATGACAGGTAAGAAACTTGCCAGAAGACTCACTCAAATAACGGTAGTTTTCAGGAAGATACCTAAGGGTTTCATGGCCCTTCTTGACTGTATGCCCCGGCAAAACCGCGTGGTGTTCCAAGTAAGCCCGGAAAGTAAGATAAAGATAAGTATCGAACTCAGGCCCCCCAACTGGAACTTCATGGCTTGCCCGATAGAAACCACGATAGAACACAGTACAACGCAGGGAGTTGATACCTCACCCTACGAAACTCTTCTAGAAGACATTATGGAGGGAGATCAAAGCCTCTTCATAAGAGATGACGAGGTGGAAGCTCTCTGGCAGAAGGTGGAACCCCTCCTACAGGACACATCTCCACCTTTACCTTATCCTCAGGGTGTTGAACTTCCCCACTTTGCACTGGAGTTTTTAAAAAATGAACAGAGAGAGTGGTATCTCTGA
- the purH gene encoding bifunctional phosphoribosylaminoimidazolecarboxamide formyltransferase/IMP cyclohydrolase: MRAIISVYHKEGVEELASVLVNLGYEIVSSGGTAQYLRERRIPVTEVFEITGFPEILGGRVKTLHPAIHGGILLRDWKEEDVKEAKSLGIKPIQVVVVNLYPFEEKVKENLEEEDLIEFIDIGGPTLLRAAAKNFRRVVVVCDPKDYSWVASKLKEGGLSLEDRRWLALKAFHYTAYYDGVISQKLADMWGVEEPFEVSAFPLRIVGRLRYGENPHQRGYLAENPLEDLGIVRARVLQGKEMSFNNYLDADSAFRLVSEFTKPACVIVKHTNPCGVAVGNDLISAFEKALSTDPQSAFGGIVAFNDTVKEKLAEVLVERFFEVIVAPEFDDAAIRVLARKKNLRVVQALGFGSWWDIKKISGGFLLQEEDRTDYQDWQVVTTRKPSYREEEDLKFAFKICKYIKSNAVVIAKDGMTLGIGSGNVSRVDSVRCAIERALRYGFDLKGAVLASEAFLPFRDNVDIAAQVGIIAIVQPGGSVRDREVIEACEEKGISMVFTKTRHFRH, from the coding sequence ATGCGAGCCATTATTTCCGTTTACCACAAGGAAGGTGTAGAAGAGTTGGCTTCTGTTCTGGTAAACTTGGGTTATGAGATAGTTTCTTCGGGTGGCACAGCCCAGTACCTCAGGGAGAGAAGAATACCTGTCACAGAAGTTTTTGAGATCACCGGCTTTCCAGAGATTCTCGGTGGAAGAGTAAAGACTCTTCATCCTGCAATCCATGGGGGTATACTCCTGAGGGACTGGAAGGAGGAAGACGTTAAGGAAGCAAAATCTCTGGGGATAAAACCGATTCAGGTGGTGGTGGTGAACCTCTATCCCTTTGAGGAGAAGGTAAAAGAGAACCTGGAGGAAGAAGATCTTATAGAGTTCATCGACATAGGTGGTCCTACTCTTCTGAGAGCAGCTGCCAAAAACTTCAGGAGAGTGGTGGTGGTGTGTGATCCCAAAGACTACAGTTGGGTAGCCAGTAAGCTGAAGGAAGGAGGTTTATCCTTAGAAGATAGGAGATGGCTTGCTTTAAAAGCCTTTCACTACACCGCTTATTACGATGGTGTTATATCTCAGAAACTGGCCGACATGTGGGGTGTGGAAGAGCCCTTTGAGGTGTCTGCTTTTCCTTTACGAATTGTGGGAAGGCTCAGGTACGGAGAGAACCCTCACCAAAGAGGGTATCTTGCCGAAAACCCTTTGGAGGATCTTGGGATAGTAAGGGCAAGGGTGTTACAGGGTAAGGAGATGTCCTTCAACAACTACCTGGATGCAGATAGTGCTTTTAGGCTCGTGTCGGAATTTACCAAGCCTGCGTGTGTTATTGTCAAACATACCAATCCGTGCGGTGTGGCTGTAGGAAACGATCTTATTTCTGCCTTTGAGAAGGCGCTGTCTACAGATCCCCAGTCTGCTTTCGGTGGTATCGTGGCCTTCAACGACACGGTTAAAGAGAAGTTAGCGGAGGTCTTGGTGGAGCGTTTCTTTGAGGTGATAGTAGCTCCGGAATTTGACGATGCTGCCATCAGAGTTCTGGCCCGTAAGAAGAACTTAAGGGTTGTTCAGGCTCTCGGTTTTGGCTCATGGTGGGACATAAAGAAGATAAGCGGTGGTTTCCTCCTTCAGGAGGAAGACAGGACAGATTATCAGGACTGGCAGGTGGTCACCACCCGTAAACCCTCCTACAGGGAAGAAGAAGATCTGAAGTTTGCCTTCAAGATATGCAAGTACATAAAGTCCAACGCTGTGGTTATAGCCAAAGACGGCATGACGTTAGGTATAGGCTCAGGGAATGTTTCGCGTGTTGACAGCGTGAGATGTGCTATAGAAAGAGCCTTACGCTACGGGTTTGATCTGAAAGGGGCTGTGCTGGCTTCAGAAGCTTTTCTACCCTTCCGTGATAACGTGGACATAGCGGCACAGGTAGGTATAATCGCCATAGTACAGCCCGGTGGTTCTGTGAGGGATAGAGAGGTCATTGAGGCATGTGAGGAGAAAGGAATAAGTATGGTCTTTACCAAGACACGCCACTTTAGACATTAA
- a CDS encoding V4R domain-containing protein — protein MMHFDDLRIRGALRKHGFFVLKEPVQEFYKSMFRFTGIGLGGILHMAGKSAGLKAGRLILELTEGKVDRSNLRDVLEVFLVETGTIESIVEWEMGEDSILLSVKGSVFAEGMESKKPVCIPLQGGFAGVLEVLLGGRWEGKEIECKACGGEVCKFELRKVPS, from the coding sequence ATGATGCACTTTGATGATTTGCGTATAAGAGGTGCTTTGAGGAAACACGGCTTCTTTGTCCTGAAAGAACCTGTACAGGAGTTTTATAAAAGTATGTTTCGCTTTACGGGTATAGGTTTGGGAGGAATACTCCATATGGCGGGGAAAAGTGCCGGCTTAAAGGCTGGCAGACTCATTCTTGAACTTACGGAGGGTAAAGTAGATAGAAGTAATCTGAGGGATGTTTTGGAAGTATTCCTTGTGGAAACAGGTACGATAGAAAGCATAGTAGAGTGGGAAATGGGGGAAGATTCTATACTGCTGAGCGTAAAGGGAAGTGTATTTGCAGAGGGTATGGAGAGTAAGAAACCAGTTTGCATACCGTTACAAGGAGGGTTCGCGGGTGTTCTAGAAGTACTCTTAGGAGGTCGTTGGGAAGGTAAGGAGATAGAGTGTAAAGCCTGTGGAGGAGAAGTATGTAAGTTTGAACTTAGGAAGGTTCCATCATGA
- a CDS encoding cbb3-type cytochrome c oxidase subunit I, whose product MRVDSSIRTVIVGEIVFAIVLLIFGIYHGLMQVLYRAGVIKSMSFLGIEYYQGLTLHGVINVIVFTTIVIVALGNAVFLYYLQKPLRPAVQWTSFIMMVVGTLMAAWAMFTGKANVLYTFYPPLVAHWTFYVGAALLLVGSVIPLFFDWLPNYVSWRRENPDKKVPLAVYGMLINHIMWVIMLVPVVIEVLFQLLPLSLGLVQEVNPSLARTLFWAFGHPVVYFWLLPAYVMLYTVLPKVVTGDGKLYSDGAARLVFILFLIFSFPVGLHHQFTEPGITNNYKLIHSLFTFGVAVPSMLTAFTVAASLEYSIKSKYPELKNSLFYWWTKIPYISLEGDKWLVSYFMAGLFLFFVGGVTGIINASYNMNLVVHNTSFVPGHFHTTVGGLVTLVFLGMSLYLVSKLTGKDIKFKGLAVIAPWLWWQGMLIFEYAMSVAGIHGFPRRTNTGLTYLNPDSPLYRPEWVGYAELSVFAGVLIVIGFVLWAISFFGTLLSSPVREPVLELPSAEAYHDEKMPALQKLTPWVVFSSLLFLVSYIPPLYDVTKRGVFFDSPGYNDKSPVPITKPPASSKSE is encoded by the coding sequence ATGCGTGTAGACAGCAGCATAAGAACCGTTATAGTGGGTGAGATAGTCTTTGCTATAGTGCTCCTTATCTTTGGTATCTACCACGGCCTTATGCAGGTCCTTTACAGGGCCGGTGTCATCAAAAGCATGTCCTTCTTAGGCATAGAGTACTATCAGGGTCTTACCCTTCACGGTGTTATAAACGTTATAGTCTTTACCACTATAGTGATCGTAGCCCTCGGTAACGCTGTCTTCCTGTACTACCTTCAAAAACCCCTCAGGCCAGCCGTCCAGTGGACCAGTTTCATCATGATGGTGGTAGGTACCCTGATGGCGGCGTGGGCCATGTTTACTGGTAAAGCCAACGTTCTCTACACTTTCTATCCTCCTCTGGTAGCTCACTGGACCTTCTACGTAGGTGCAGCTCTATTACTGGTAGGTTCTGTTATACCTCTCTTCTTTGACTGGCTTCCTAACTATGTATCCTGGAGAAGGGAGAACCCTGACAAAAAGGTTCCGCTGGCTGTTTATGGCATGTTGATAAACCACATCATGTGGGTCATAATGTTGGTACCCGTCGTTATAGAGGTTCTGTTTCAACTACTCCCTCTCTCCTTGGGTCTGGTACAAGAGGTAAACCCTTCCTTGGCAAGAACCTTATTCTGGGCCTTTGGACACCCTGTGGTTTACTTCTGGCTCTTACCTGCCTATGTGATGCTCTACACTGTTCTTCCCAAAGTAGTAACCGGTGATGGTAAACTTTACTCAGATGGTGCAGCCAGATTGGTGTTTATCCTCTTTCTTATATTCTCCTTCCCTGTAGGTCTTCACCACCAGTTTACTGAACCCGGTATTACCAATAACTACAAGCTTATCCATTCCCTTTTCACCTTCGGTGTTGCGGTACCTAGTATGCTGACGGCCTTCACGGTAGCAGCATCCTTGGAGTACTCTATAAAGTCCAAGTACCCTGAATTGAAGAACAGCCTCTTCTACTGGTGGACTAAGATACCCTACATAAGCCTGGAAGGAGACAAGTGGCTCGTATCTTACTTTATGGCAGGACTCTTCCTGTTCTTTGTGGGAGGTGTGACGGGCATAATAAACGCATCCTATAACATGAACCTGGTGGTACATAACACTTCCTTCGTGCCCGGACACTTCCACACCACGGTGGGTGGTTTGGTGACCCTTGTGTTCTTGGGTATGTCTCTCTACCTCGTTTCTAAACTAACAGGTAAAGACATAAAGTTTAAGGGGCTGGCTGTTATAGCTCCCTGGTTATGGTGGCAAGGTATGTTGATATTTGAGTACGCCATGTCGGTGGCAGGTATTCACGGTTTCCCCAGAAGAACCAACACTGGTCTCACTTACCTTAATCCAGACTCTCCTCTGTACAGACCTGAGTGGGTAGGGTATGCGGAGCTTTCCGTCTTCGCGGGCGTGTTGATAGTCATCGGTTTTGTTCTGTGGGCCATCTCCTTCTTCGGTACTCTCCTGTCCTCTCCCGTGAGAGAACCTGTGCTGGAGCTTCCTTCTGCCGAAGCTTACCACGATGAGAAGATGCCTGCCCTTCAGAAACTGACGCCTTGGGTGGTGTTCTCCAGTCTCCTGTTCCTCGTATCCTATATTCCACCCCTTTACGATGTCACCAAGAGGGGCGTCTTCTTCGATTCTCCCGGATACAACGATAAGAGCCCTGTACCTATCACAAAGCCCCCAGCATCCAGTAAGTCAGAATGA
- the mtaB gene encoding tRNA (N(6)-L-threonylcarbamoyladenosine(37)-C(2))-methylthiotransferase MtaB produces MKVRVVNLGCRSNFFDGQFILQKFIEKGYILGDDADIYVVNTCGVTKEAERSSRQAIRRIKRNNPNAVVVVTGCYAQIKPHELSTMEEVDLVVGNTHKTRLVDLVEEYLQGKGQRVAVENIFRQSTLESFHLVTFYERSRPFVKIQEGCNKFCSFCVIPYARGKVRSVPPQKVLEEIHLLAQKGFEEVVITGTQLSQYGWDMGTTLGKLLKEMVKIEGIKLIRLSSLHPAELEEELLTIITEEEKIAPHFHLPLQSGSLRILQLMERGYTPDEYRRLVEKLVEKRPLSAIGTDVIVGFPTETEEDFEETYRFLESLPIAYMHIFPYSDRPFTKASRMEGKVPSSVKDRRVEILKELDTRKRESFRKRCEGKKLRATVLGEGKLLTENYLEIERSVELPAGRVVEVVV; encoded by the coding sequence ATGAAGGTCAGGGTAGTAAACTTAGGGTGTAGGAGCAATTTCTTTGACGGACAGTTCATCCTCCAGAAGTTTATAGAGAAGGGATACATCTTGGGCGACGATGCCGACATATACGTGGTAAACACCTGCGGCGTTACAAAGGAGGCGGAAAGATCCTCCCGTCAAGCCATACGCCGTATAAAGCGTAACAATCCCAACGCGGTGGTAGTGGTAACCGGCTGTTACGCCCAGATAAAACCCCACGAGCTGTCTACCATGGAAGAGGTGGATCTGGTGGTAGGAAACACCCACAAAACTCGCTTGGTGGATCTGGTAGAGGAGTATCTTCAGGGAAAGGGTCAGAGGGTAGCGGTGGAGAACATCTTCCGGCAGAGCACTTTGGAGAGTTTTCATTTGGTGACCTTCTACGAAAGATCCAGACCTTTTGTGAAGATTCAGGAAGGGTGTAACAAGTTCTGTAGCTTCTGTGTTATACCCTACGCGAGAGGAAAGGTGAGGAGTGTACCACCTCAGAAGGTTCTGGAGGAGATACATCTTCTGGCGCAGAAGGGTTTTGAAGAGGTGGTTATAACGGGAACCCAGCTTTCCCAGTACGGTTGGGATATGGGCACCACTTTGGGAAAGCTTCTTAAGGAGATGGTAAAGATAGAAGGTATCAAGCTCATAAGGCTATCATCTTTGCATCCTGCAGAGCTGGAAGAGGAACTTCTAACCATCATTACAGAAGAGGAGAAGATAGCTCCTCACTTTCACCTTCCCCTTCAGAGCGGTTCTCTTAGGATACTGCAGCTGATGGAAAGAGGTTACACACCCGATGAGTACAGAAGACTGGTAGAAAAGTTGGTGGAAAAGAGACCTCTCTCTGCCATAGGTACCGACGTCATAGTAGGCTTCCCCACAGAGACAGAGGAGGACTTTGAGGAGACTTACCGTTTCTTAGAAAGTTTACCCATAGCTTACATGCATATCTTCCCTTATTCAGACAGACCCTTCACGAAAGCTTCCCGGATGGAGGGCAAAGTTCCTTCCTCCGTCAAAGATAGGCGCGTGGAGATCCTAAAAGAGTTAGACACAAGAAAGAGGGAAAGCTTTAGGAAGAGATGTGAAGGTAAGAAGCTGAGGGCTACCGTTTTGGGTGAGGGAAAGCTCCTTACTGAGAACTACTTGGAGATAGAGAGATCTGTGGAACTACCTGCGGGAAGAGTGGTAGAGGTTGTTGTATAA
- the gnd gene encoding phosphogluconate dehydrogenase (NAD(+)-dependent, decarboxylating): MKLVVIGLGRMGRGIARRLSAAGHTVGGYDPDPSARNSVGTYITLLDNYHEIHQFFGTERKLLWIMVPHTVVDDVLEHLLPLLSEGDVVVDGGNSHYLSSQARHHRLKEKGVYFLDVGVSGGVYGEEEGYCLMVGGEEDAFLWAEEVFRDLAYRGKGYAYLGPSGAGHYAKMVHNGIEYAMMEAIGEGFELLKESPFRYDLAKVARLYNEGSVIRSWLMELTQKVFQEEGELEDIQPYVEDTGEGRWTILEAIQRGLPAPAIALALFMRFRSRQNNSFRDRLLAALRYQFGRHTPKRRDG; this comes from the coding sequence ATGAAACTGGTGGTTATAGGTCTCGGAAGAATGGGGAGGGGAATAGCAAGGCGCCTTTCAGCTGCAGGTCACACCGTGGGCGGATACGATCCAGACCCATCCGCGAGAAATTCTGTGGGTACTTACATAACCCTTTTAGACAACTACCACGAGATCCATCAATTTTTTGGCACCGAGAGAAAGCTACTGTGGATAATGGTACCTCACACCGTAGTAGATGACGTGCTGGAACATTTACTACCCCTCCTTTCGGAGGGGGATGTGGTGGTGGACGGTGGAAACTCCCACTATCTTTCGTCGCAGGCACGTCACCACAGGTTGAAGGAGAAGGGTGTGTACTTTTTGGATGTAGGGGTAAGTGGAGGTGTTTACGGAGAAGAGGAAGGGTACTGTCTCATGGTGGGAGGAGAAGAGGATGCCTTCCTATGGGCGGAGGAGGTTTTCAGAGACCTCGCTTACAGAGGAAAGGGATACGCTTACCTTGGTCCTTCGGGAGCGGGGCATTATGCCAAGATGGTACACAACGGTATAGAGTACGCTATGATGGAAGCAATAGGAGAAGGGTTTGAGCTTTTGAAAGAAAGTCCCTTTAGGTACGATCTGGCAAAGGTGGCGCGTCTTTATAACGAAGGTAGTGTCATAAGGTCATGGCTGATGGAGCTTACCCAGAAGGTTTTCCAAGAAGAGGGGGAGCTTGAAGACATACAGCCTTACGTGGAGGATACGGGTGAAGGCAGGTGGACCATCTTAGAAGCCATACAAAGAGGTCTGCCTGCACCCGCCATAGCCCTTGCTCTCTTTATGCGTTTCAGATCCAGACAAAACAACTCCTTCAGAGATAGGCTTTTGGCAGCTCTTCGGTATCAGTTCGGTAGGCACACTCCCAAGAGAAGAGATGGCTGA
- the purQ gene encoding phosphoribosylformylglycinamidine synthase I: protein MKFGVCVFPGSNCDYDTYYVIRDLLNQEVVFLDHETRRIDGLDCVVLPGGFSFGDYLRAGALASRTPLAHAVVDFAHRGGLVLGICNGFQILTELHLLPGALLKNAHLRFVCKDVYLRVENNSIPFTRSYEKGEVIRLPIAHGEGRYYVPEDELRRMEENGQIILRYCDADGNVTEEANPNGSVGNIAGVCNREGNVFGLMPHPERACEDLLGYHDGIILWHSIVNV, encoded by the coding sequence ATGAAGTTCGGCGTGTGCGTCTTTCCGGGATCCAACTGCGATTATGACACTTACTACGTCATAAGGGACCTTCTCAACCAAGAGGTGGTGTTTCTGGATCACGAGACACGAAGGATAGACGGCTTGGACTGTGTGGTGCTACCGGGTGGCTTCTCCTTTGGCGATTATCTAAGAGCTGGAGCCTTAGCCAGCAGAACACCCTTAGCTCATGCGGTGGTGGATTTTGCCCACAGGGGTGGCCTCGTACTGGGAATATGCAACGGCTTTCAGATTCTCACAGAGTTGCACCTCCTACCGGGAGCTCTTCTAAAGAACGCCCATCTCAGGTTCGTGTGTAAGGATGTCTATCTGAGGGTAGAAAACAACAGTATACCCTTTACAAGAAGCTACGAAAAAGGTGAAGTGATACGCCTACCCATAGCTCACGGTGAAGGTAGATACTATGTTCCGGAAGATGAACTGCGACGGATGGAGGAGAACGGACAGATAATCCTGCGTTACTGTGATGCAGACGGTAACGTAACGGAGGAAGCCAACCCCAACGGATCGGTGGGTAACATAGCCGGTGTATGTAACAGAGAGGGCAACGTCTTTGGCCTTATGCCCCACCCGGAGAGAGCCTGTGAGGACCTTCTCGGTTATCACGACGGTATAATTCTGTGGCACTCTATAGTTAATGTCTAA
- a CDS encoding cytochrome-c peroxidase produces MVTPSRFDKFLKGDTKALTAEEKRGLRTFIQVGCVACHNGALVGGNMYQKFGIVEPYWKYTGSKEIDEGRYAVTKKEEDKYVFKVPPLRNVAMTPPYFHDGSVDSLEKAVWIMGKVQLGIDLSEQQVRDIVAFLKSLTGPIPEHARKPPILPP; encoded by the coding sequence TTGGTAACACCTTCCCGCTTTGATAAATTCCTCAAAGGTGATACAAAAGCTCTCACCGCAGAGGAAAAGAGGGGACTTAGAACCTTCATACAGGTAGGTTGTGTAGCTTGCCACAACGGTGCCCTAGTGGGTGGGAACATGTACCAGAAGTTTGGAATAGTAGAACCTTATTGGAAGTACACAGGAAGCAAGGAAATTGACGAAGGAAGGTACGCTGTCACCAAAAAGGAGGAGGATAAGTACGTCTTTAAAGTACCACCACTGAGAAACGTAGCCATGACCCCTCCTTACTTTCACGACGGATCTGTGGACAGTCTGGAAAAAGCTGTATGGATAATGGGCAAGGTTCAGTTGGGTATAGACCTTTCGGAGCAACAGGTGAGGGACATAGTGGCCTTTCTGAAAAGCTTAACAGGTCCCATACCCGAGCACGCCAGAAAACCACCTATTTTACCTCCTTGA
- a CDS encoding SCO family protein, with protein MKRPLVCLFLLLVGLMPHFFSYSQEGSTGIPPDESRVLGKPLPDITLIDSYGNTFHLYSLKGKPIILSPIYTKCQSACPLITDSLKKVIPKLGVPGRDFWVLSFSFDPSDTVEDLKRFQMEHQLDGVGWKVVKPVSREELFRFLDAIDFRFMTTDNGRDFVHPNLVLIVSPDMRALKFAYGVVFKEEDLKPEPKGPTYLFFFALAGFIASGLYLTIFLAKRRPSRR; from the coding sequence ATGAAACGTCCCCTCGTGTGCCTTTTCTTGCTTTTGGTGGGGCTTATGCCCCACTTCTTTTCTTATTCACAGGAAGGTTCAACGGGTATACCTCCCGATGAGTCCCGTGTGCTGGGAAAACCTTTACCTGACATCACCCTGATAGACTCTTATGGAAATACCTTTCACCTTTACTCTCTTAAGGGAAAACCCATTATTTTAAGTCCCATCTATACTAAGTGTCAGTCCGCATGTCCCCTTATAACGGACTCCCTTAAGAAAGTAATACCAAAGCTGGGTGTACCCGGTAGAGACTTCTGGGTTCTCTCCTTCAGTTTTGACCCTTCCGATACTGTGGAGGATCTTAAGAGGTTCCAGATGGAACACCAACTGGACGGTGTAGGGTGGAAGGTGGTAAAACCTGTCAGTAGAGAGGAGCTTTTTCGCTTTCTAGACGCTATAGACTTTAGGTTTATGACAACCGATAATGGTAGAGACTTTGTACATCCTAATCTGGTGCTGATAGTATCTCCCGATATGAGAGCTCTTAAGTTCGCCTACGGCGTGGTTTTTAAGGAGGAGGACCTGAAACCTGAACCCAAAGGTCCTACGTATCTGTTTTTCTTTGCCCTCGCTGGCTTTATAGCCAGCGGCCTTTATCTGACGATTTTCTTAGCCAAAAGGAGACCATCAAGGAGGTAA
- the pgl gene encoding 6-phosphogluconolactonase, with protein MNRESGISEVERGLLRFFRRVCDKFLQKKGSFHVAIAGGKTPMQFYRLLSTQPLAWDRIFFYLSDERYVDITSTASNYRNIRENLGYKARLFPVDTSLPPTESAKLYSYLLPPSLDMALLGVGVDGHTASIFPATHCHAVTEKVCVTKAPDGITRISLTEEYLRSSCLVVFLVKGEEKQHVIRKDLYDVNKPAGRVRGRRGTYLFSDMTCHTFTKIL; from the coding sequence ATGAACAGAGAGAGTGGTATCTCTGAAGTGGAAAGAGGCTTACTGAGGTTTTTTAGAAGGGTATGTGATAAATTTCTCCAGAAGAAGGGTAGCTTTCACGTAGCCATCGCGGGAGGGAAAACACCTATGCAGTTTTACAGACTTCTCTCTACACAACCCTTAGCGTGGGATAGGATTTTCTTTTATCTTAGTGACGAGCGTTACGTGGACATTACCTCCACCGCCAGTAACTACCGTAACATAAGAGAAAACCTAGGATACAAAGCACGCCTTTTCCCGGTGGACACCTCTCTGCCTCCCACAGAGTCTGCCAAGCTTTACTCGTACCTCTTACCCCCTTCTTTAGACATGGCTTTACTGGGGGTAGGGGTAGACGGACATACAGCCTCCATCTTTCCTGCCACCCACTGTCATGCAGTGACAGAGAAGGTATGTGTTACCAAAGCACCAGACGGAATCACCCGTATAAGCCTTACAGAGGAGTACCTTAGATCCTCATGCCTTGTAGTGTTTCTGGTAAAAGGGGAGGAAAAACAACATGTGATAAGGAAGGACCTTTACGACGTTAACAAACCGGCCGGCAGGGTACGGGGGAGAAGAGGGACCTATCTGTTCAGCGATATGACCTGCCACACATTCACAAAGATTCTCTGA